The following DNA comes from Micromonospora chokoriensis.
GCGTCGAGGAAGTGGTAACGGCGTCCGCTCTCCGGCGTCTACTCGACGAGCTCAAGGCGGAAGTGGCGCGTGTGGGACGGGTGAGGCTGTTTGGCCCGTACCTGGACGACCATCTTTTCTTTGACGGATGGGATGCTTGGGGGAGCGGAATCCCAGCACCGATAGCCAACCATGCTGCTGTAGATGTGCTGGCGGGCGCGGAAAGTTGCCGGTCGAGCGATGATCTGGTGAGTAAAATGCTCGGCCCGGAGCGGCGACCTGCCGATTCTGACTTGTAGTTGGTTAGATTTGCGTGAGCTGGGCGGTGTCTCGCTGAGACGCCGCCCAGCCTCTGTGTGACCTCAGGCCGGCGACCACGCTCTGTCAATGCGACTGCTGGCTTGCGCAGGTGTACGAGATGCGGTCGGTCGATTCGTGGGGAGTGTCCGTGAGCAGCTCCGCGACGTCGTTCGACCTCGCGTCACCGGTCGGCCCCTGGGTGGTGGTCGCGCGGGCTGGCGACCTCGTGCCCCACGAGAAAGTGGCGGCGCTTGCACCCGGCGGAGTCGTCCGGCGGCTGGACTCTCGGAGGATGGTCGATGCCGCTGGCCTCTTCGCTGAGTTTGCGGAGAAGCTGGAGTTCCCCTCGTACTTCGGCACAACTGGTATGCGCTCGTGGATTGTCTCGATGACCTCCACGGCAGCTGGCACGGTAAGCGCGCGGTGGTCATTGTTGTGGAGGAGGCTGACGTACTTGTGGGAAAGGATTTCTTTCCGCTGTTCATCTCCCTGCTCTGCGAGGCTGCCGAACGAGCCAACCTTTCTCTCGATGCGGATGGCCTGCCCCGGAGCCGCCCACCGTTCCCTCTCCACTTCGTGTTCTTTCTGGCGCGTTGTGAGGTTCGAGAGGTAGCCAGGGAACTGAGTTCGCGAGACGACATGTTGGTTCGCGAAGCTGACGGCCGTCTTCTGGTGTGGTCCCAACCCGAGTGATCAAGGCGGCATAGCTCCGCCCATACGAGCAAGGCACTGGACGGTTGACGGGAGGTGGCGCGTCCGGCTCGCCGGACGCGCCACCGGTAGGGTCTGCTCATGGCAGACCTGCTCACCGCGGACGCGGTGCGAGAAGAGCTGGGCCGGTTGCCCGACTGGTCGGGTGACCCGACCGGCATCGGTCGTACGGCCCAGCTCGGCAGTTTCCCGGCCGCTATCGCTGTGGTGGACCGGGTGGCGGTGGTGGCCGAGGAGTTCGACCACCATCCCGACATCGACATCCGATGGCGGACCCTGACCTTCCGCTGCGTCACGCACTCGGCCGGTGGGGTCACCCACCGGGACTTCGAGCTGGCCCGGCGCATTGACGACATCGTCCGGAGTGCGGCATGAGATTCGAGATCAGCAAGGTCCTGGACGCCATCGAGGGACGGGTCTGCACCGACCCGTCGCTGGCCCGAGCGGTGCTCGACCTGGCCGAGGTGATCCGCTACCAGGACATCGACGGCGGCCGGCCGGCCAGCCTGTTGCGCCTCGGCATGGTCATCGACGCCCTGTCCCGCGAGCTGGAAGAGGACAGCGTCCAGGTCTACGCGGTGGTGCACCGGGCGCTGCTCTCCGACGCCGACCTCACCTCCAACGAGCGGATGGTGGTCCGCCGCTGGGCCGACGACGGGCTTGTCGAGGTGCTCGACAACCCGGGCGACCGGATGTTGGAGGTCGCCGACCTGCTCGGGTTGCCGGTGCTCAGCCGGGTCCGCTTCGACGGGCTGCGCGGGCGGTTCCCGTGGCTGGTCGAGCAGCCCGGTCGGGTGGTGGCCCCGGTGCCGGGCGCTGGTGGGCCGGCGTTCATCGCGCACGTCGGCGGCGGCCACGCGCCGGTCGCCGGCAAGCGTTCGCCGACCGGCGCGAAGCTGTTGGCCCGCCAGTGGCGGTGCCCGGAGTCAGGCTGCGCGCTGTTCGGCGGTGGCGGCGGTGGCGGCGCGTTCGCCGATCTGGCCGGGGGTGCCGACCGCAGCCCCGCCGCGCAGCCGCCGCCCGCGCTGCGCAACGGCGTGCCGACCTGCCCCCGACACGGGGCGCGCCTCGGTGACGGCGGCCCGCGTCCGCGTAGCGAGGTGCTCGCGGTGCGCGTCGGTGGCCTGGTCCGGCGGCGGTTCGTGCTGACCGAGGAGCAGCCGATCGTGGCCGGTCGGGCTCCCGAACAGGACGGCGGGATCATGCTCGGGCAGTGGCTCAACGACGAGGCCCGGCGGTGGATCAGCCGTGGTCACGTTCAGTTCGAGCTGCGGGTCGGTGAGGTGATCGTAACCGACATCAGCACCAACGGGTCCGGCATCCGTCCGGCCGGTTCGATGACCGAGTCGGACCGCATTCCGCTGGCCCCGCAGCAGTCCCGGGTGCTCGGCGAGAACGACATGATCGAGCTGTACCCAGGGGTCCAGATCGGCCGGGCGGAGGAACTGCCCACCGGCGCCCCGTTCACCCCCACCTCGGTGATGGCCGAGGCCCCGACGATGGCGATGCGCCTACCCCGCCCCTGACGCGCCCGCTGCGCACCGCCGCGGGCGCTGCGCACCGCCGCGGGCGCGGGCGCGGCGCGGGCGCGGCAAGATCCGCACAAGAACAGGGAAAGTGCTGCCTCAGATGGTGTCGAGGCAGCACTTTCCCTGTCGTTGCGCAGATCTTGGCCGGTGCGGTCGGTCAGGCGGTGAGCACCTCTGCCAGCGCGGCCACCGCCAGGTCGATCTCCTCCTCGGTGATCACCAGCGGCGGGGCGAGCCGGATCGTGGAGCCGTGGGTGTCCTTGGCGAGGATGCCGCGCTCCATCAGGCGCTCGCACGCCTCGCGACCGCTCATCAGCGCCGGGTCGATGTCCACGCCGGCCCACAGGCCACGGACGCGCACCTCGACCAGACCCTTGCCGACCAGCCCTTCCAGGCCGGCCCGCAACCGCTCGCCCAGTTCCGCGGAGCGGCGCTGGAACTCGCCGGTCGCCAGCAGCCGCACCACCTCGACGGCCACCGCGCAGGCGAGCGGGTTGCCGCCGAAGGTCGAGCCGTGCTGGCCGGGCTTGAGCACGCCGAGCACGTCGGCGTTCGCGGCCACCGCGGAGACCGGCACGATGCCGCCGCCGAGGGCCTTGCCGAGCAGGTACATGTCCGGCA
Coding sequences within:
- a CDS encoding FHA domain-containing protein, whose protein sequence is MRFEISKVLDAIEGRVCTDPSLARAVLDLAEVIRYQDIDGGRPASLLRLGMVIDALSRELEEDSVQVYAVVHRALLSDADLTSNERMVVRRWADDGLVEVLDNPGDRMLEVADLLGLPVLSRVRFDGLRGRFPWLVEQPGRVVAPVPGAGGPAFIAHVGGGHAPVAGKRSPTGAKLLARQWRCPESGCALFGGGGGGGAFADLAGGADRSPAAQPPPALRNGVPTCPRHGARLGDGGPRPRSEVLAVRVGGLVRRRFVLTEEQPIVAGRAPEQDGGIMLGQWLNDEARRWISRGHVQFELRVGEVIVTDISTNGSGIRPAGSMTESDRIPLAPQQSRVLGENDMIELYPGVQIGRAEELPTGAPFTPTSVMAEAPTMAMRLPRP
- a CDS encoding 4a-hydroxytetrahydrobiopterin dehydratase; the encoded protein is MADLLTADAVREELGRLPDWSGDPTGIGRTAQLGSFPAAIAVVDRVAVVAEEFDHHPDIDIRWRTLTFRCVTHSAGGVTHRDFELARRIDDIVRSAA